From the Paludibacterium paludis genome, one window contains:
- a CDS encoding carboxypeptidase M32 yields the protein MNESDETMPSTPVYDTLTRTFDRLHRLFHLKEIACWDQATMMPPGGNEARAGALAELGGLIHAMMTDAEFGRRLSAAEDEDLDDMARANLREMRREWERTNLLPADLVKAQTLARARCEHAWRSQRPANDWPGLRENLREVVRLAREEGRRLAEGRGIAPYQALMDKFEPGMTTERLETLFSDIKTWLPGLIAAVRDKQAGETWLKPAGPFPVEAQRALCREAMALLGFDFSAGRLDVSEHPFCGGVPEDVRITTRYREDDFVQSLMGIIHETGHARYEQRLPRGWLGQPVGRARSMGIHESQSLAFEMQLARHPAFVGLLAPLARRHLGERPELSGEQLAALLTRVEPGFIRVDADELCYPAHVILRFEIESALIDGAIEVDDIPALWDDKMAAYLGLDTRGNHADGCMQDIHWPSGDFGYFPSYTLGAMYAAQFFAAMRREHPDLDRRIADGDLSVVFDWLDKAVWSQGCRWTTDELVRRATGGSLDPTHFRTHLEARYLGG from the coding sequence GTGAATGAAAGCGACGAAACCATGCCATCCACCCCGGTCTACGATACGCTGACCCGAACATTCGACCGCCTGCACCGGCTCTTTCATCTGAAGGAGATCGCCTGCTGGGATCAGGCGACCATGATGCCGCCGGGCGGCAATGAAGCGCGCGCCGGCGCGCTCGCTGAGCTGGGCGGGCTGATCCACGCCATGATGACGGACGCGGAGTTCGGCAGGCGGCTTTCCGCCGCCGAAGACGAGGATCTTGACGACATGGCGCGCGCCAATCTGCGCGAAATGCGGCGCGAATGGGAACGGACCAACCTGTTGCCGGCCGACCTCGTCAAGGCGCAGACACTGGCGCGGGCCCGTTGCGAGCATGCCTGGCGCAGCCAGCGCCCGGCCAACGACTGGCCGGGGCTGCGCGAGAACTTGCGCGAGGTGGTGCGGCTGGCCCGGGAGGAGGGGCGCCGGCTGGCCGAAGGGCGCGGCATCGCGCCTTACCAGGCGCTGATGGACAAGTTCGAACCGGGCATGACGACCGAACGCCTCGAGACGCTGTTCAGCGATATCAAGACCTGGTTGCCCGGGCTGATCGCCGCGGTGCGCGACAAGCAGGCCGGCGAAACCTGGCTCAAGCCGGCCGGACCGTTTCCGGTCGAGGCGCAGCGCGCCCTGTGCCGCGAGGCGATGGCGCTCCTGGGCTTCGATTTTTCCGCGGGGCGTCTTGATGTCAGCGAGCATCCGTTCTGCGGGGGCGTGCCGGAGGATGTGCGTATCACGACGCGCTACCGGGAGGACGATTTCGTGCAGAGCCTGATGGGCATCATTCACGAGACGGGGCATGCCCGCTATGAGCAGCGCCTGCCGCGCGGCTGGCTCGGGCAGCCTGTGGGCCGCGCCCGTTCGATGGGCATTCATGAAAGCCAGAGCCTGGCGTTCGAAATGCAGCTGGCGCGCCATCCCGCTTTCGTCGGGTTGCTGGCGCCGCTGGCGCGGCGCCACCTGGGCGAGCGGCCGGAATTGTCCGGGGAGCAGCTCGCGGCTCTGCTCACCCGCGTTGAGCCGGGCTTCATCCGTGTCGACGCGGATGAGTTGTGCTACCCGGCGCACGTCATTCTGCGCTTCGAGATCGAGAGCGCGCTGATCGATGGCGCCATCGAAGTGGACGACATCCCCGCGCTCTGGGATGACAAGATGGCCGCCTACCTGGGGCTGGACACGCGGGGCAATCATGCCGACGGCTGCATGCAGGACATCCACTGGCCCAGCGGCGACTTCGGCTATTTTCCGAGCTACACGCTGGGCGCGATGTACGCGGCACAGTTCTTCGCCGCGATGCGCCGCGAGCACCCGGATCTGGACCGGCGCATCGCCGATGGCGATCTCTCCGTGGTGTTCGACTGGCTGGACAAGGCGGTCTGGAGTCAGGGGTGCCGCTGGACAACCGACGAGCTTGTGCGCAGGGCGACCGGAGGGAGCCTGGATCCGACCCACTTCCGGACGCATCTGGAGGCGCGTTATCTCGGCGGGTGA
- a CDS encoding LysR family transcriptional regulator — protein MMQRLDAMVLFAEVADCGSFSAAARHLGVPKSTVSQQIALLEGQLGVRLLHRTTRRVSLTDAGAALLPHCRTLRDAARAAEAAVSRRRLSPSGTLRITAPEASGIALLPDILDGFGRRYPEVRVETVITDRHLDLVAERIDIALRTGRLDDSSFISRRIGRVGRALAASPAYLAEHGVPEHPDDLEHHACLMHASASEWPLGEGEARRSVVPVAAERSNSLSYLVRRAETGGGIVMAPRFLCAQALAQGRLVEVLADHAPADNEYYAVYPSRRHPSAALLAFLGHLDDAALAERLAGRSGTQRAAISMVSTVKLPSSPKAK, from the coding sequence ATGATGCAACGACTCGATGCCATGGTCCTGTTCGCCGAGGTGGCCGACTGCGGTAGTTTCAGCGCCGCCGCCCGTCATCTGGGAGTGCCCAAATCGACGGTCAGCCAGCAGATCGCACTGCTCGAAGGGCAACTTGGGGTCCGGTTGCTGCACAGGACCACACGGCGCGTGTCGCTGACCGATGCCGGGGCGGCGCTTCTGCCGCACTGCCGGACCCTGCGCGATGCCGCGCGCGCCGCCGAGGCGGCCGTATCGCGGCGACGCCTTTCGCCCTCGGGTACATTGCGGATCACCGCGCCCGAAGCCTCCGGCATCGCCTTGCTTCCGGATATCCTGGACGGGTTCGGGCGCCGTTATCCCGAGGTTCGGGTCGAAACGGTTATCACCGATCGCCATCTCGACCTCGTCGCCGAGCGCATCGATATCGCCTTGCGCACCGGCCGGCTGGACGATTCGTCGTTCATCTCCCGCCGGATCGGGCGGGTCGGACGAGCGCTGGCGGCGTCTCCGGCTTACCTCGCGGAACACGGCGTGCCGGAACATCCCGACGATCTGGAACACCACGCGTGTCTCATGCACGCGTCGGCCAGCGAGTGGCCGCTGGGCGAGGGCGAGGCGCGGCGTTCCGTCGTGCCGGTCGCGGCGGAGCGCAGCAACAGCCTGAGCTACCTTGTGCGCCGCGCCGAGACCGGCGGAGGTATTGTCATGGCGCCACGGTTTTTGTGCGCGCAGGCGCTCGCTCAGGGGCGGCTCGTCGAAGTGCTGGCGGACCACGCGCCCGCCGATAACGAGTATTACGCCGTCTATCCGAGCCGCCGTCATCCGTCCGCGGCGCTGCTCGCGTTTCTCGGTCATCTGGACGATGCGGCCCTGGCCGAGCGTCTGGCCGGCCGGTCCGGGACTCAGCGAGCGGCGATCAGCATGGTGTCCACGGTGAAACTGCCATCTTCGCCGAAGGCGAAGTGA
- a CDS encoding class I SAM-dependent methyltransferase, with product MHPDSHDANVEARFGQRAHAYLASAVHAAGRDLDRMMELIGARPGELALDLGCGGGHAAFRLAPLAAHVIACDLSADMLGVATREAARRGLGNLTACRARAETLPFADHCFDVAVSRFSAHHWRDFAAGLAEVRRVLKPGGLAVFMDVVSPGPALPDTWLQTLELLRDPSHVRDHSLDEWRESLGRAGFEPAPADTFRLRLEFDDWTGRMGVPADRALAIRSLQKQACAEVADHFAFGEDGSFTVDTMLIAAR from the coding sequence ATGCACCCAGACTCACACGACGCGAACGTCGAGGCCCGGTTCGGCCAGCGCGCGCATGCCTACCTTGCCAGCGCCGTCCACGCCGCGGGCCGGGATCTTGACCGGATGATGGAACTGATCGGTGCCCGCCCCGGCGAACTGGCGCTCGACCTTGGCTGCGGCGGGGGTCATGCGGCATTCCGGCTCGCGCCGCTGGCCGCGCATGTCATCGCCTGCGACCTGTCGGCGGACATGCTCGGCGTCGCGACCCGGGAAGCCGCCCGGCGCGGCCTCGGCAATCTGACGGCCTGCCGGGCTCGCGCGGAAACACTGCCGTTCGCCGACCACTGTTTCGACGTGGCGGTGTCCCGCTTCAGCGCTCACCACTGGCGCGACTTCGCGGCGGGGCTCGCGGAAGTGCGCCGCGTCCTCAAACCGGGAGGACTCGCCGTGTTCATGGACGTGGTGTCGCCAGGACCCGCCCTGCCGGACACCTGGCTGCAAACCCTGGAACTGCTGCGCGACCCGTCCCATGTGCGCGACCACTCGCTCGACGAGTGGCGAGAATCCCTGGGCCGGGCGGGGTTCGAGCCAGCCCCCGCCGACACCTTCCGGTTACGCCTGGAATTCGACGACTGGACCGGACGGATGGGTGTGCCCGCCGACCGGGCGCTCGCCATCCGGAGTTTGCAGAAGCAGGCCTGCGCCGAAGTGGCCGATCACTTCGCCTTCGGCGAAGATGGCAGTTTCACCGTGGACACCATGCTGATCGCCGCTCGCTGA
- a CDS encoding thioesterase family protein produces MTPFSSVMTLDAVADGFAAHVPGDWLQGRTTYGGLSAALCVEAAGRAFGGLPPLRSAQFAFAGPASGGLRIETRVLRQGKSSVFAGVDLFGEEGLATRALLCFAAERESALAYENLAPPAVPGPEVCSPILAGGPVPAFMRHFDFRQAGGHAPVSGSAEPHYMFWIRHRDDPVAATPAACLALADAAPPTAMAMFNAFAPVSTMTWTVDFAGELFAGGLEWCLLESRAERVRGGYSRQSTRIWRADGTPLLLASQCVAVFV; encoded by the coding sequence ATGACGCCTTTTTCTTCGGTAATGACGCTGGATGCGGTGGCGGACGGGTTTGCCGCGCACGTGCCGGGCGACTGGCTGCAGGGCCGCACCACATATGGCGGACTGTCCGCCGCCTTGTGCGTGGAAGCGGCCGGCCGGGCCTTCGGCGGTTTGCCGCCGCTGCGCAGCGCGCAGTTCGCGTTCGCCGGCCCCGCGAGCGGCGGGTTGCGCATCGAGACGCGCGTGCTGCGCCAGGGCAAGTCGTCGGTGTTCGCCGGGGTGGATCTGTTCGGGGAAGAGGGGCTCGCCACGCGTGCCCTGCTGTGCTTCGCGGCGGAGCGGGAATCGGCGCTCGCCTATGAAAACCTCGCTCCTCCCGCTGTGCCCGGGCCGGAAGTGTGTTCCCCCATTCTTGCCGGCGGGCCGGTGCCGGCGTTCATGCGGCATTTCGATTTCCGCCAGGCCGGCGGCCATGCCCCGGTGTCCGGTTCGGCCGAGCCGCACTATATGTTCTGGATTCGTCACCGCGATGACCCGGTCGCCGCCACACCCGCCGCATGTCTTGCCCTGGCCGATGCCGCGCCGCCGACGGCCATGGCGATGTTCAATGCCTTCGCGCCGGTGAGTACCATGACCTGGACCGTCGATTTTGCCGGAGAACTTTTTGCGGGCGGCCTGGAATGGTGCTTGCTCGAAAGCCGCGCGGAACGGGTCCGTGGCGGTTATTCGCGGCAATCCACCCGCATCTGGCGTGCGGACGGAACCCCGCTGTTGCTGGCCAGCCAGTGCGTGGCGGTGTTTGTCTGA
- a CDS encoding zinc-binding alcohol dehydrogenase family protein — protein MKAVLALRALPSQHPESLVDAEIPEPVPSGRDLRVAVRAISVNPVDTKIRAGLAPDSTPRLLGWDAAGVVEAVGPEATLFRPGDRVWYAGDLTRPGSYAEKQLVDERIVGAMPNSLEFAHAAALPLTAITAWELLFDRLALTRGAHEGESLLVVGAAGGVGSILLQMARRLTGLRVIGTASRPETREWALKMGAHHVIDHAHPMAGQLTDIGLGEVDHVISLTHTDSHLDQLVGLLRPQGKLALIDDPVRLDATKLKRKSQSLHWEFMFTRPMFRTGDMTAQHTLLCEVARLVDEGVLASTATRHAGPVTAANLRAVHAELESGRTRGKIVLEGFA, from the coding sequence ATGAAAGCCGTTCTCGCCCTCAGGGCGCTGCCCAGCCAACACCCCGAATCCCTCGTCGACGCCGAGATTCCCGAGCCCGTGCCGTCGGGTCGGGACCTGCGCGTCGCCGTGCGCGCCATTTCGGTCAACCCCGTCGACACCAAGATCCGCGCCGGCCTCGCGCCCGACTCCACGCCGCGCTTGCTGGGCTGGGATGCCGCCGGCGTGGTCGAAGCGGTCGGACCGGAGGCTACCCTGTTCCGCCCCGGCGACCGGGTCTGGTACGCCGGCGACCTGACCCGCCCGGGCAGCTATGCGGAAAAACAACTCGTCGACGAACGAATCGTCGGCGCCATGCCAAATTCGCTGGAATTCGCCCACGCCGCCGCCTTGCCGCTGACCGCCATCACCGCCTGGGAATTGCTGTTCGATCGCCTGGCCCTGACTCGCGGCGCCCATGAGGGAGAAAGCCTGCTGGTGGTGGGCGCCGCCGGAGGCGTCGGATCCATTTTGCTGCAGATGGCCCGCCGTCTGACCGGACTTCGCGTGATCGGCACCGCCTCCCGTCCGGAAACGCGCGAATGGGCATTGAAGATGGGCGCGCATCACGTCATCGACCATGCCCACCCCATGGCCGGACAACTGACGGACATCGGTCTTGGCGAAGTCGACCATGTCATCAGCCTGACGCATACCGACAGCCACCTGGATCAACTGGTCGGTCTGCTGAGGCCGCAAGGCAAGCTCGCGCTGATCGACGACCCTGTCCGCCTCGACGCGACGAAGCTCAAGCGCAAGAGCCAGTCATTGCACTGGGAGTTCATGTTCACCCGGCCGATGTTTCGCACCGGCGACATGACCGCGCAGCACACGCTGCTGTGCGAAGTGGCCCGGCTCGTCGATGAGGGCGTGCTCGCCAGCACCGCGACGCGCCACGCCGGGCCGGTGACGGCGGCCAATCTGCGCGCCGTCCACGCGGAACTCGAAAGCGGCCGGACACGGGGCAAGATCGTGCTGGAGGGATTCGCCTGA